A genomic stretch from Desulfolutivibrio sulfodismutans DSM 3696 includes:
- a CDS encoding helix-turn-helix domain-containing protein — MQALTKKPPIDAVELCFTGPAAKRQEAVDLLRGLGFEARETPSKPWRGVLPFADAELPGVFLAGARYREDMTQAALAQATGIPRRHISEMENGKRPIGKKNARLLAKALNVDPRRLLAV; from the coding sequence ATGCAGGCACTCACAAAAAAGCCCCCTATTGACGCCGTGGAGCTTTGCTTTACCGGCCCGGCGGCCAAGCGCCAGGAGGCCGTGGATCTCTTGCGCGGTCTTGGCTTCGAGGCCCGGGAAACGCCGTCCAAGCCCTGGCGGGGGGTGCTGCCCTTTGCGGACGCGGAATTGCCCGGTGTTTTCCTGGCCGGGGCGCGGTACCGCGAGGACATGACCCAGGCCGCCCTTGCCCAGGCAACCGGCATCCCGCGTCGCCACATTTCCGAGATGGAGAACGGCAAGCGCCCCATTGGAAAGAAAAACGCCCGCCTGCTGGCCAAGGCCCTGAACGTCGACCCCAGGCGCCTGCTGGCCGTGTAG
- a CDS encoding STAS domain-containing protein, which produces MRVTSKKKGNCVVVEIGEAELNLTVSDAFKETVLERYASLGGGDLLLDLRQVNFMDSKAIGAMVAIRKAVAARKSRMGICELHPHVRKVVGVVTLGTIFDIFETRAEALAAYGAGG; this is translated from the coding sequence ATGCGCGTGACGTCGAAAAAAAAAGGGAACTGCGTGGTGGTGGAGATCGGCGAGGCCGAGCTGAATCTGACCGTGTCCGACGCCTTCAAGGAAACGGTTCTCGAACGCTACGCGAGCCTGGGCGGGGGAGACCTGCTGCTCGACCTGCGTCAGGTGAACTTCATGGACAGCAAGGCCATCGGGGCCATGGTGGCCATCCGCAAGGCCGTTGCCGCCAGGAAAAGCCGGATGGGCATCTGTGAACTGCATCCCCACGTGCGCAAGGTGGTGGGGGTGGTCACCCTGGGAACCATCTTCGATATCTTCGAGACCCGGGCGGAGGCCCTGGCGGCCTATGGCGCCGGGGGCTAG
- a CDS encoding PAS domain S-box protein gives MYTTPLVLPRPAEGARQKRVLIVEDDPVSAQVLAKRLDLLGFLCTGIAQDADTALDMAKTALPDLVLLDIRIPGSMDGIGLCDVIQRRHHIPVILVTAYTQEEITTQAAAVNPYGLLFKPVDFSQLRVAMETALRKRAEEDLQESSERFRATFEQAAVGMCHVLTDGRFLRVNEQLCRLLGFSRPELAGSALRAVTHEDDLEMADAAIGSILSGHIETHTFEMRLARKDGSLVWTLVTLSPARGASGDIDYLIAVIQDVTQSHRAAEELRDNEETLRNILNGIRAAIFIIDPESKVILDANAIAEDLLGLSREEFLGKSCCTLDWQDKRGREISGLCRFRDNSLVNEEMRLKKADGRVVPIIKTVIPGMRRGRTVLYEIVFDISERKALERRLSIAQKLESVGELAAGVAHEINTPIQYIGDNLHYLQSAYADLHRILDAALSALALPSVRDAAGEALREVDAARTAADLDFLAEEVPKSLEQSLEGVERVASIVRAMKKFSHPGGEEKTAVDINKAVENTILVARNEWKYVADVVTDLDADLPPVHCLPGDFNQVILNVLINAAHAIGDAVRGTSEKGRITIVTRREGRLARLSITDTGTGIPEKNREKIFDPFFTTKEIGRGTGQGLAIVHDIVVEKHDGTIDVESEVGKGATFHIRIPIGGDHGCEAPK, from the coding sequence ATGTACACGACTCCCCTGGTCCTGCCCCGACCGGCCGAAGGCGCACGGCAGAAACGCGTCCTGATCGTAGAGGACGACCCCGTTTCCGCCCAGGTTCTGGCCAAGCGCCTGGACCTCCTCGGATTTCTCTGCACCGGGATCGCCCAGGATGCGGACACCGCCCTGGACATGGCCAAAACCGCCCTCCCCGATCTCGTGCTCCTGGACATCCGCATCCCCGGAAGCATGGACGGCATCGGCCTGTGCGACGTCATCCAGCGCCGCCACCACATTCCGGTGATCCTGGTCACCGCCTACACCCAGGAGGAGATCACCACCCAGGCCGCCGCCGTGAATCCCTACGGCCTGTTGTTCAAGCCCGTGGATTTCTCCCAACTCCGGGTGGCCATGGAAACGGCCCTGCGCAAGCGGGCCGAAGAGGATCTGCAGGAGAGCTCCGAACGCTTCCGGGCCACCTTCGAACAGGCCGCCGTGGGCATGTGCCATGTGCTGACCGACGGCCGGTTCCTGCGGGTCAACGAGCAACTGTGTCGGCTTCTGGGCTTTTCCCGCCCGGAGTTGGCCGGGAGCGCCCTGCGCGCCGTCACCCATGAAGACGATCTGGAAATGGCTGACGCGGCCATCGGCAGCATCCTCTCCGGCCACATCGAGACCCACACCTTCGAGATGCGCCTGGCCCGCAAGGACGGCTCCCTGGTCTGGACCCTGGTCACCCTCTCGCCCGCCCGGGGGGCCTCCGGGGACATCGACTATCTCATCGCCGTCATCCAGGACGTGACCCAGAGCCACCGCGCGGCGGAGGAACTGCGGGACAACGAGGAGACCCTGCGCAACATCCTCAACGGCATACGCGCCGCCATCTTCATCATCGATCCTGAATCCAAGGTGATCCTGGACGCCAACGCCATCGCCGAGGATCTCCTGGGTCTGTCCAGGGAGGAGTTTCTGGGCAAATCCTGCTGCACGCTCGACTGGCAGGACAAGCGGGGCCGCGAGATATCCGGGTTGTGCCGGTTCCGGGACAACTCCCTGGTCAACGAGGAAATGCGCCTGAAAAAGGCCGACGGCCGGGTCGTGCCCATCATCAAGACCGTGATCCCGGGCATGCGCCGGGGCCGGACGGTGCTGTACGAGATCGTATTCGACATCTCCGAGCGCAAGGCCCTGGAACGGCGGCTGTCCATCGCCCAGAAGCTCGAATCCGTGGGCGAGCTGGCCGCCGGGGTGGCCCATGAGATCAACACCCCCATCCAGTACATCGGCGACAACCTGCACTATCTGCAATCCGCCTACGCCGATCTGCACCGCATCCTGGACGCGGCCCTGTCCGCCCTGGCCCTGCCTTCGGTGCGCGACGCCGCCGGGGAGGCCCTGCGGGAGGTGGACGCCGCCCGCACCGCCGCCGATCTGGACTTTTTGGCCGAAGAGGTGCCCAAGTCCCTGGAACAATCCCTGGAGGGCGTGGAACGGGTGGCCTCCATCGTCCGAGCCATGAAAAAATTCTCCCATCCTGGCGGTGAGGAAAAAACCGCCGTGGACATCAACAAGGCCGTGGAAAACACCATCCTGGTGGCCAGGAACGAATGGAAATACGTGGCCGACGTGGTCACCGACCTGGATGCCGACCTGCCGCCCGTGCATTGCCTGCCCGGCGATTTCAACCAGGTGATCTTAAACGTGCTCATCAACGCCGCCCACGCCATCGGCGACGCCGTGCGCGGCACATCGGAAAAAGGCCGTATCACCATCGTCACCCGTCGTGAGGGACGCCTGGCTCGGCTTTCCATCACGGACACCGGCACGGGCATCCCGGAAAAGAACCGGGAAAAAATCTTCGACCCCTTTTTCACCACCAAGGAAATTGGCCGGGGCACCGGCCAGGGACTGGCCATCGTCCACGACATCGTCGTGGAAAAACACGACGGAACCATCGATGTGGAGTCGGAGGTGGGCAAAGGCGCCACGTTCCACATCCGCATTCCCATTGGCGGCGACCATGGATGCGAGGCCCCGAAATGA
- a CDS encoding HD domain-containing phosphohydrolase, which translates to MNEKILFVDDEANILDTFRRGLHRRFTLETAPGGKEGLDCLQSSGPFAVVVSDLKMPKMDGIQFLRHVREMSPNTVRVMLTGHADLEAAIAAVNEGHVFRFLTKPCDGGTLIKTLEAALEQYRLITAEKELLHGTLRGSIKVLVEILSLVNPEAFGRSERIKRMVVATAKELRLKNIWRLELAAMLSQIGCVSIPEEILSKKYSGQPLGPEEEQIYGMHASIAVKLLDNIPRMDEINDIIAHQADNYVVGLEQPIGARILKLALDFDDLEQQGMTREKAISVMRDHPESYDPGIQTAFERAVFVEEGFVPRRLPVRELLPGMILGADVKTVSGILLLAKGQELTDLVLERLIRLSGTYEVREPVLALAPIQ; encoded by the coding sequence TTGAACGAGAAAATTCTCTTCGTTGACGATGAAGCCAACATCCTGGACACCTTCCGCCGGGGACTGCACAGGCGGTTCACCCTGGAAACGGCCCCGGGCGGCAAGGAGGGGCTCGACTGCCTGCAAAGCTCAGGCCCCTTCGCCGTGGTGGTTTCCGATCTCAAGATGCCCAAGATGGATGGCATCCAGTTTCTGCGCCACGTGCGCGAGATGTCCCCCAACACCGTGCGGGTCATGCTGACCGGACATGCCGACCTGGAGGCGGCCATTGCGGCCGTGAACGAAGGGCACGTCTTCCGGTTTTTGACCAAGCCCTGCGACGGGGGAACCCTGATAAAGACCCTGGAGGCGGCCCTGGAGCAGTACCGGCTGATCACCGCCGAAAAGGAGCTGTTGCACGGCACCCTGCGCGGCAGCATCAAGGTGCTGGTGGAGATCCTCTCCCTGGTCAACCCCGAGGCCTTCGGCCGCAGCGAACGCATCAAGCGCATGGTCGTGGCCACGGCCAAGGAGCTTCGGCTCAAGAACATCTGGCGTCTGGAACTGGCGGCCATGCTCTCCCAGATCGGCTGCGTGTCCATCCCCGAGGAGATCCTCTCCAAGAAGTATTCCGGCCAGCCCCTTGGCCCCGAGGAGGAACAGATCTACGGCATGCACGCCTCCATCGCGGTGAAGCTTCTGGACAACATCCCGCGCATGGACGAGATAAACGACATCATCGCCCACCAGGCGGACAACTATGTCGTCGGTCTCGAACAGCCCATAGGGGCCCGCATCCTCAAACTGGCCCTGGATTTTGACGACCTGGAACAACAGGGGATGACCAGGGAAAAGGCCATCTCCGTGATGCGGGATCATCCCGAGTCCTACGATCCCGGGATTCAGACCGCCTTCGAGCGGGCCGTGTTTGTCGAAGAAGGCTTCGTGCCCAGACGCCTCCCCGTGCGCGAGCTGCTCCCGGGCATGATCCTTGGCGCAGACGTCAAGACCGTCTCCGGCATCCTGCTTTTGGCCAAGGGGCAGGAGCTCACGGACCTGGTTTTGGAACGCCTGATCCGGCTTTCCGGAACCTATGAGGTGCGTGAGCCTGTCCTGGCCCTGGCGCCCATTCAATGA
- a CDS encoding PP2C family protein-serine/threonine phosphatase, giving the protein MPRVLLVDDNRIVRDMLKRHIAMLEGIEIVEASDGLRAVEIVQQAAPDMILMDLMMPGMDGIEAIRRIREDPEHANIPILFLSTETDRGKWVEAFEAGANDFVQKPYEKRELLARMDTHLRLAALSRELQVKNALLEREQYLAGHVQSQLLPQRLEFPGFEASAVYQAQEQIGGDFYDAWDDGETVRIVMADISGHGASAALLMAVCKGLLYSLATSRPDPADMVAELNRMLYAMLAGGDLDMYVTLAFAAASRRTNTLRFLSAGHAPAYVLGGSTLTLGPTGPGLGFHQDFTWQTLTVPFAPGSTLFLLTDGVTELRSPTGEFFGEKRLVDLLHPDIPPRELIGRVIDQALPFCMGRLTDDLAMLAIRRTDGEPGGQAVPTGA; this is encoded by the coding sequence ATGCCCAGGGTGCTTCTCGTGGACGACAACCGCATCGTCCGCGACATGCTCAAACGGCATATCGCCATGCTCGAAGGCATCGAAATCGTGGAAGCCTCAGATGGCCTGCGCGCTGTGGAGATCGTGCAGCAGGCCGCCCCGGACATGATCCTTATGGACCTCATGATGCCCGGCATGGACGGCATCGAGGCCATCCGCCGCATCCGCGAAGACCCCGAACACGCCAACATCCCCATCCTTTTTTTGTCCACCGAGACGGATCGGGGAAAATGGGTGGAGGCCTTCGAGGCCGGAGCCAACGATTTCGTGCAAAAACCCTACGAAAAGCGGGAGCTTTTGGCCCGCATGGACACCCACCTGCGGCTGGCCGCGCTGAGCCGCGAACTTCAGGTGAAAAACGCCCTGCTCGAACGCGAACAATATCTGGCCGGGCATGTGCAAAGCCAGCTTTTGCCGCAACGCCTGGAGTTCCCGGGATTTGAGGCCAGCGCCGTCTATCAGGCCCAGGAACAGATCGGCGGGGACTTCTACGACGCCTGGGACGACGGCGAGACCGTGCGCATCGTCATGGCCGACATCAGCGGCCACGGGGCCTCGGCGGCCCTGCTCATGGCCGTGTGCAAGGGCCTGCTGTATTCCCTGGCCACCTCGCGCCCGGACCCGGCGGACATGGTGGCCGAACTCAATCGCATGCTCTACGCCATGCTCGCGGGCGGCGATCTGGACATGTACGTGACCCTGGCCTTTGCCGCTGCCAGCCGCCGGACAAACACCCTGCGCTTTCTCTCCGCCGGGCATGCCCCGGCCTACGTGCTGGGCGGGTCCACGCTCACCCTCGGCCCCACCGGGCCGGGGCTGGGGTTCCACCAGGACTTCACATGGCAGACCCTGACCGTCCCCTTTGCGCCGGGTTCCACGCTTTTTCTGCTCACCGACGGGGTGACGGAACTGCGCTCCCCGACGGGGGAGTTTTTCGGGGAAAAACGCCTGGTGGATCTCCTGCATCCGGACATCCCGCCGCGCGAACTCATCGGCCGGGTCATCGACCAGGCCCTGCCGTTCTGCATGGGGCGTCTCACCGATGATCTGGCCATGCTGGCCATCCGGCGTACGGACGGAGAACCCGGCGGGCAGGCGGTCCCGACCGGGGCCTAG
- a CDS encoding response regulator, producing MKKKRILFVDDEQHVLDALRRMLHGMRDQWEMSFATSGKRALDILQTSPQDVIVADMRMPGMDGVTLLDEVRSSHPAVIRLVLSGHSDTNTALKSVRHAHQFLLKPCQPGELRAAIERATTLQDIFSNEAVKTVVARIETLPSLPRTYLELMQELRREEPSLRIVGDLINQDMGMSANILKLVNSAFFGLRTHVSSPVHAVNLLGTEIIKALIISLHLFSRFNLDRFPGFSLELLWKHSLTTGLFAKTIAQVEERRPQEIDDCYISGLLHDVGKLLLAANFEQDYQQVLARSRTEQRTVHDMEKEVFSASHAEIGAYLLGLWGLPENVVTAIFSHHTPPAAPLSGFSTLLAVHAANSLEHELVVLNADYAPHPMDTTFLEDSGMGRRIEDWRQACSRRLTEEFHLERENSLR from the coding sequence ATGAAAAAGAAACGCATCCTGTTCGTTGACGACGAGCAGCATGTGCTCGACGCCCTGCGCCGCATGCTGCACGGCATGCGCGACCAATGGGAGATGAGCTTCGCCACCTCCGGGAAGCGGGCCCTGGACATCCTGCAGACCTCCCCCCAGGACGTGATCGTGGCCGACATGCGCATGCCGGGCATGGATGGCGTCACGCTGCTCGACGAGGTCCGCTCAAGCCATCCCGCCGTCATCCGCCTGGTTCTGTCCGGCCATTCCGATACGAACACGGCGCTCAAATCCGTACGCCATGCCCACCAATTCCTGCTCAAGCCCTGCCAACCCGGGGAACTTCGGGCCGCCATAGAACGGGCCACCACCCTTCAGGACATCTTTTCCAACGAGGCGGTCAAGACCGTGGTGGCCAGGATCGAGACCCTGCCCAGCCTGCCCCGGACCTATCTGGAACTCATGCAGGAACTGCGTCGGGAAGAGCCGTCCCTGCGTATCGTGGGGGATCTGATCAACCAGGACATGGGCATGTCCGCCAACATCCTAAAACTCGTCAATTCGGCCTTTTTCGGCCTGCGCACCCATGTCTCGAGCCCGGTCCACGCCGTGAACCTGCTGGGCACCGAGATCATCAAGGCCCTGATCATTTCCCTGCATCTGTTCTCCCGTTTCAATCTGGACCGCTTCCCGGGGTTCTCCCTGGAGCTTTTATGGAAGCACAGCCTGACCACCGGACTCTTCGCCAAGACCATCGCCCAGGTCGAGGAGCGCAGGCCCCAGGAGATCGACGACTGTTACATCTCCGGGCTTTTGCACGACGTGGGCAAGCTCCTTTTAGCCGCCAACTTCGAGCAGGACTACCAGCAGGTGCTCGCCCGCAGCCGGACGGAACAGCGCACGGTGCATGACATGGAAAAGGAAGTCTTCTCGGCCTCCCACGCCGAGATCGGGGCCTACCTGCTGGGCCTGTGGGGACTTCCCGAAAACGTGGTCACGGCCATCTTCTCGCACCATACGCCCCCGGCCGCCCCCCTATCGGGCTTCTCCACCCTTCTGGCCGTGCATGCGGCCAACAGCCTGGAACACGAGCTGGTGGTGCTCAACGCCGACTACGCCCCCCACCCCATGGACACCACCTTCCTGGAGGACTCCGGCATGGGGCGCAGGATCGAGGACTGGCGGCAGGCCTGCTCCCGACGACTTACGGAGGAATTCCATCTTGAACGAGAAAATTCTCTTCGTTGA
- a CDS encoding HprK-related kinase B, which translates to MRDLPPARADAPPPGQSLAQAVAVLCQAFAPAASLSLVLAQTRVAVVCDSPDTARAVGAAFRDFAAPPGPADITILLHCRPPVPEDFCPGVVLADRPFDPRDATSKEQWADLPGGRVVRKKRTGMVFVFGDNVHVAAGPCLDHLDQIVNFINFRMVARHLAQGCLLSHASGVARGERGILLAGVAGAGKSTLALRLVGRGLDFVSNDRLLVGPREPGPRMYGLAKMPRINPGTALADPNLVRVVPEADRAAFAALPTDRLWEVERKYDAVIDDLFGPGRFRLATDLFAVAVLTWRRGGGKTRVCPVDLSARPDLLGRIIKRPGIFLRCARNSVHDPETFARRLHGLPTFEFSGGIDFPAAEDALLALLDRPE; encoded by the coding sequence ATGCGCGACCTCCCCCCGGCCAGGGCGGACGCCCCCCCGCCGGGCCAAAGCCTGGCCCAGGCTGTCGCCGTCCTGTGCCAGGCGTTCGCCCCGGCCGCCAGCCTGTCCCTGGTCCTGGCCCAGACCCGGGTGGCCGTGGTCTGCGACAGCCCGGACACGGCCCGGGCCGTGGGCGCGGCCTTTCGGGATTTCGCCGCCCCCCCCGGGCCCGCCGACATCACCATCCTGTTGCACTGCCGCCCCCCGGTTCCCGAAGACTTCTGCCCCGGCGTGGTCCTGGCCGACCGCCCCTTCGATCCCCGCGACGCCACCTCCAAGGAGCAATGGGCGGACCTGCCCGGCGGCCGGGTGGTCCGCAAAAAGCGCACGGGCATGGTCTTTGTCTTCGGCGACAACGTGCATGTGGCCGCCGGGCCCTGCCTGGACCACCTGGACCAGATCGTGAACTTCATCAATTTCCGGATGGTCGCCCGGCATTTAGCCCAGGGCTGCCTGCTGTCCCATGCCTCGGGCGTGGCCCGGGGGGAACGGGGGATTCTCCTGGCCGGGGTGGCCGGGGCCGGGAAATCCACCCTGGCCCTGCGCCTTGTGGGCCGGGGACTGGACTTCGTGTCCAACGACCGCCTGCTCGTGGGGCCACGGGAGCCCGGCCCCCGCATGTACGGCCTGGCCAAGATGCCGCGCATCAATCCCGGCACGGCCCTGGCCGATCCCAATCTGGTCCGGGTGGTTCCCGAGGCCGACCGCGCCGCCTTCGCGGCTCTTCCGACGGATCGGCTGTGGGAGGTGGAGCGAAAATACGATGCCGTCATCGACGATCTCTTCGGCCCCGGCCGGTTCCGGCTGGCCACGGACCTTTTTGCCGTGGCCGTGCTCACCTGGCGGCGCGGCGGCGGCAAAACGCGCGTCTGTCCGGTGGACCTGTCCGCCCGGCCCGATCTGCTTGGCCGCATCATCAAGCGTCCGGGCATCTTCCTGCGCTGCGCCCGGAACAGCGTCCACGATCCCGAGACATTCGCCCGCCGCCTGCACGGCCTGCCGACCTTCGAATTCTCAGGCGGCATCGATTTCCCGGCCGCCGAAGACGCCCTACTCGCCCTTCTGGATCGCCCGGAATAA